Proteins encoded in a region of the Streptomyces akebiae genome:
- a CDS encoding nucleotide pyrophosphatase/phosphodiesterase family protein: MTPQPDAGPTPLLVLDVVGLTPRLLDHMPHLKALGRSGSRAPLGTVLPAVTCAAQSTFLTGTLPAEHGIVGNGWYFRELGDVLLWRQHNGLVAGDRLWDAARRAHPGYTVANICWWYAMGADTDITVTPRPIYYSDGRKEPDCYTRPPALHDELTAELGTFPLFHFWGPGADLVSSRWIIDATRHVLRTRHPDLALCYLPHLDYDLQRYGPDDPRSLKAAADLDRAVAPLLDDARAQGRTVVALSEYGITRADRPVDINRALRRAGLLDVHTQDGMEYLDPMASRAFAVADHQIAHVYVRRAEDLDATREALMDLPGIDQLLDDEGKKAHHLDHPRSGEFVAVAEPDAWFTYYYWLDDDRAPDFARTVEIHRKPGYDPVELFMDPLDPWVKFKAATALARKKLGLRYRMAVVPLDPSPIRGSHGRLPASDDDGPLIICSTPRAVGDRVAATDVKALLLRLAGLS; encoded by the coding sequence ATGACCCCGCAACCCGACGCCGGGCCCACCCCTCTCCTCGTCCTGGACGTCGTCGGCCTCACCCCCCGTCTCCTCGACCACATGCCCCACCTCAAGGCCCTCGGCCGGTCCGGCTCCCGGGCCCCGCTCGGCACCGTCCTGCCCGCCGTCACCTGCGCCGCCCAGTCCACCTTCCTGACCGGCACGCTCCCCGCCGAGCACGGCATCGTCGGCAACGGCTGGTACTTCCGCGAACTCGGTGACGTCCTGCTGTGGCGCCAGCACAACGGGCTCGTCGCCGGCGACAGACTCTGGGACGCCGCCCGCCGCGCCCACCCCGGCTACACGGTCGCCAACATCTGCTGGTGGTACGCCATGGGCGCCGACACCGACATCACCGTCACCCCCCGCCCGATCTACTACTCCGACGGCCGCAAGGAACCCGACTGCTACACCCGCCCCCCGGCCCTGCACGACGAACTCACCGCCGAACTCGGCACGTTCCCCCTGTTCCACTTCTGGGGACCGGGCGCCGACCTGGTCTCCAGCCGCTGGATCATCGACGCGACCCGCCATGTCCTCCGCACCCGCCATCCCGACCTGGCGCTCTGCTACCTCCCCCACCTCGACTACGACCTGCAGCGCTACGGCCCCGACGACCCGCGCTCCCTGAAGGCCGCCGCCGACCTGGACAGGGCCGTGGCGCCCCTCCTCGACGACGCCCGCGCGCAGGGCCGTACCGTCGTCGCGCTCTCCGAGTACGGCATCACCCGCGCCGACCGCCCCGTCGACATCAACCGCGCCCTGCGCCGCGCCGGCCTCCTCGACGTGCACACCCAGGACGGCATGGAGTACCTCGACCCGATGGCCTCACGGGCCTTCGCGGTCGCCGACCACCAGATCGCCCATGTGTACGTGCGCCGCGCCGAGGACCTGGACGCCACCAGGGAAGCCCTCATGGACCTGCCCGGGATCGATCAACTCCTCGACGACGAGGGCAAGAAGGCCCATCACCTCGACCATCCACGCTCCGGCGAGTTCGTCGCCGTCGCGGAGCCGGACGCCTGGTTCACGTACTACTACTGGCTCGACGACGACCGCGCGCCCGACTTCGCACGCACCGTCGAGATCCATCGCAAACCCGGCTACGACCCGGTCGAGCTGTTCATGGACCCGCTCGACCCGTGGGTGAAGTTCAAGGCGGCCACGGCACTGGCCCGCAAGAAACTCGGCCTGCGCTACCGCATGGCGGTCGTGCCGCTGGACCCCTCACCTATTCGCGGCAGCCACGGCCGCCTTCCCGCGAGCGACGACGACGGTCCGCTCATCATCTGCTCCACCCCCCGAGCCGTCGGTGACCGGGTGGCGGCCACCGATGTGAAAGCACTCCTGCTCCGACTTGCCGGTCTGTCCTGA